DNA from Triticum aestivum cultivar Chinese Spring chromosome 7D, IWGSC CS RefSeq v2.1, whole genome shotgun sequence:
ATTTGTGTTTTTGTATAATAGGTTCGATCGTGATTGGAGAAAGATCGAAGCATTTGTTGGCTCCAAGACAGTGATACAGGTATATACATGTGCTCTGTTCTGCACCCACCTTCTGCTTCTGTTAGCTGTTTACTTGGTTATCATCTCACAAAATATGCCTAGTCGTTTGGCTTGGCAACCAACATTTTATACTAGCTGGTATACATTTTCCAGGTCTGTTTGGTTGCAGTCTTTTATCTTCTTATTCTCTGAACGTGGTCATTATAAGTTTATTATAGCTTTGCCACTCTTGACTTGTTCCAATAAGTAGATGCACTTGCTCCTTTGTTATATATTTGTGCCTGACAAACTGTGCGGTGATCTAAATAAACAGTTCTGTTCACAGATCAGGAGCCATGCGCAGAAGTACTTTCTGAAGGTCCAAAAGAATGGAACAGGTGAGCATCTGCCACCACCTAGGCCGAAGAGGAAGGCGGCACACCCGTACCCACATAACAAAGCCTCGAAAAAGGGTAATCATTTTTCATCCCTCATCTGACTAACCTGAATAACTTTCAATGAAAAAACGGTCTAATATGATATCTTGGAGCTCCTGCAGCCCCTGAAGCTGACTTGCCACAACAACCTCCTCATATCGTGGAGCAAGGATGTGCTATACCTATGGATGCACCTACTGTCGCTACAAACTCAAGTGCAAACGACACATTTCCTTCCTGGGACGATGTTCTTACCCAGCCTTATAGCCCAAGACATACACAAGGTTTACAATTGTGTTAACTACCGCATATTCTGTCTATGGTCAATATTTTTACAAGGTACCACTAACTTGTTTGCTCTTGTTGAACCGACAGATTTAGGCGCTGCAAATAATAGCTCTAGTAGCATAGAGTGCCAATCTGGAACTTGGGCAACTTCTGATGCGATTGAGCAAGAAACTTGGCCAACTTCCGATGCGATTGAGCAAGAGATTATACTTCCAGCACTGCATGGTGAGCTTCTCTTTGTACATCATACATCTATACAGTTTGTTAACATGCTGGAGACTGTTGTCGACATCTATACAATTTTTTAATAAATTCACAACCCTATGGATTATGGTGGCAACTGTTGTGCCTATACTAAGATTCATCTGATTATATTAGATGTAAACTGGAATGCATGATATGTGCAAATTCTATTCCATTTGTTAAAGTGCCTGGTATGTGCAAATTCCATTCCACATATCTGGCAGATGTGCATGATATGAGAGTACACTAACAAGGCTAGTTTAACTGCCATTCATTATTTTTTGAACCTTTTAGTTTGTGGTGTCAATcagtgtgtttttccctttttaaCTCTGTTGGAGCCTTCTGCATTTGGCTTACCTTCATTCTGTCCATCAATTCTTGCAATTTTGCCATAATGCTCTTGATGTCTGGGTGATAAATGATGTACCCTGTTACAATATGAAAATGTAATGATGTGCAGTATTTCATATTACCCTTTGATGGCCTTGATATTAATCAACATGTTTGCCTTTTTGGTCTATCAGTTCCCAGTCTAACAGTTGTTTTGTACTTATTCTGGTTAACTTGCAGCCATGCCAGACTTTGCTCAAGTATACAACTTTCTTGGGGGCGTATTTGATCCAGATACAACAGGACATTTGCAGAAGTTGAGAGAGATGGATCCTATAGATGCTGAAACGGTATGCCATTTGCTAATCTCCCCTCTATAATTGATTCATCTGCCCTGCTATAAAGCTATTAATATCTGCAAGCATGAAGGCCAGGTCATTTTGTTTGCATTGTTTAGTGACATCCCAGTTACTCGCAAGCTGCTATGTCAGTACCTCGATTCAGTCAGTGTGATATAAAAACCTATGAAACTGTTCCGGACAGGTGGATTCTGGGGTGAAGTTTAATTACTCATTGTTGCACATTGCTCCTTATCAAGGATATTTAGCTGTTGTAATTCTTATATATGTTACTTATATGTTCACCGCAAATGCAGATGCTTACTTTGTTCATTCTTTTAACAGTTAAAATGTACTGTCAGGGAGTCGCTTTTATTACCTAATAACTTCTACTCCATTACAATGATCTTTTTATGGGCTAATCTACAGGTACTACAACTGATGAAAAATCTATCGGTAAACCTGTCTGGCCCGGACTTTGAGACACACGTAAGGACTTAAATTATTTTTTCTTGCACACCATCTGCTTAATATTTACTCCGTGATCCAACATATTTGTCTACCTACTGTAAACAAAGTAGCTGATACTACTGTAGACTAGAAGTAGCTTGCGGTATTGTCGAACAGTTCTCGAATTGTTTTCCATCCCGACATCCACATTAGTGTCACAACTATTTTTAAAAAACTAATTGTTTTAGCATAATAATTTTGCTTCATTTGTGAATCTGCCACAACTTGTAGTACTAATCCATTATATGCGAAGATTCTTTTTTGTGACTGTTCTGAACTGAATCAACACAGAACCAGTTATGGTCCACTCCATGTTGCACAATAATCGAATCGGTGCTATCCTGTTATGTAAAATAAAAGTAAATGGCAGGATGGTGTTTCGCTTGCTAGGTGCTTTGTCAGGAATGAAGCATATAGTATATAATATTGTGTTTCATGAGATCATTTCATGCTCCCTAATATGTTGCGATTCATCTTTCTTGGAAATCCAGCTGAGCATACAGCATCCCTGACTGTTGCAGAGGAGGATGCTCTCGTCGCACGGTGGCGGCATGTGCTAAGCCAAGCACAAGATCGTAGGAAATCCGGGGTCTACTCAGACCCTTCGCATTCCATTCATGTAATCTCTAGTCACCCTCTTCCTGAGCACGGATCCATGCTTGCGGCATTGCTAATTTCGCTAAGCGCATGGACCGCTCTGCAGGGTAAGGAGCAAATGAGGGGAGAGGACAGTACATTGTTGTCAGAGGTGCGACATGTTGCAGTATCGCTTGTTGTCAGAGGTGCAACATGTTTCTGCATCACCACGTGCCTATGTTTGTACATAGTTCTTGGAGATCTTTTCGGGCTTTTAGATGTTGGAACTTTTATCTATCTGTTGATGAGGCTTTGTGGCATGTATAGTCAGGGCATGGTTGCGCATGTTGTTttggagaggggagaggggaaagtgtTTATTGCCCACGAAGGAAGACCGTTTCTGTGTGTAATTCTTTGTTTTGAGCTGATTTTGTTTGTAAGTCCATTATCTTCATCGTCATATGAGGACGGATTTGGACTATGTATGCAGTGAACTCTTTTCGTCTCGTCTACTATCATTGATCATGTTTTTTCCGAACGAAAAATGATAATCAAGTCGTCAATCAGCTACTAGCATTTGCCAAAGTTGCTTTGTTTTTTAACCCCAAAAGAACTGGACTTGATTAGCTGCTTCAGAAAAGAACAAAATGCTAACAGTTTTTTTATTTAGAGTGGAGTCAAAGGATGGAGAGAAGTGGTGGTCGTGGTAGGCCCGCCACGATCCAGCCGGCCCAGCAGCCTTGGTTAACCCTACCCACTACCCACCACCACCTACCTACCCCAGTGGCCAGCCCTATAGACGACTTCCTGTCTCCTTCCGGCGGCCACCTCCGTCCAtcgctctccgccgccgccgccacccggacTCTAAATCCCTTGCTCCTCTCCACCGGAAACCTTGACCGGCCGAGGAGGCAGCACATTCACACCGGCGGCGTGATCTGGTCTGGTCTGCTAGATTGATCGTTCATTCACTCCATTGATGACGCTCTCTGCTTCCCCGCACTCCCCGCCGCCGTCTACCTCCCGGCCCCCGCTCCTCTcctggcccagctagccagccggcGCGAGCGAGCGAGCTCCCCGTCCACCGTCCAGCTATTAGCCAAGCTCCTTCGAGGCCGGCAATGGCGGCGCCCAGGCCCAAGTCCCCGCTCGACCCCTGCGGCCGCCACCGGCTGCAGCTCGCCGTCGACGCGCTCCACCGCCAGATCAGCTTCCTCGAGGTAACCAAGCTCCTGACCTTAATCGCTCTTCCTGGTTGGCTCCCGCACTACTGCCATGATAAATGATGCCCTGCTGTTACTCAGTTATTCCGCAAGAAAAATTACAGTACTAATTAGCAGCTGAGCATGTACAAATGATCGCCATTTCTTTATAGGTATGAGTACTCTATTATAGGTATCTAAAGTCCGCTACCAACACACAGTTTGGTTGTCACTTCTAAGTCAGTTCCAAGTGTTCTTTTCTACTACTACTAGATTCTAGAGTAAGTGTTAAAATATCCCCCCAGTTTAGCAGTAAGCATACAAAAATGATCAGCATTTCTTTATAGGTTGGTTGCCAACACACGGTTTGGTTGTCACTTCTCAGTCAATTCCAGGTGTTCctttctagtactccctccgttccaaattagtcgtcgtggttttagttcaaattaaaactaaaaccacgacgagtaatttggaacggtgggagtagtagtagATTCCAAGTGTTGTTAAAATATCCCAGACAGCAGCCTGAAAAGTTGACACATGCCCTCTCCTCCTTGTACTGTATTGCTAGTAGCTATACTAGCTAGTAGCTACTGCTTTTTTTCAATAAAAAAAATCATTTCTATGGAATTCAAGAAACTGTTCTTCTGTGCCAGGGGGAGATCAGTTCCATTGAAGGGCTCCATGCTGCCTCCATATGCTGCAAAGAGTAAGCCGCTGTCTTGTTCAATTCTTATACTATCAATTTCCTTTTTGAAATTTAAGAGGTAACTTAGGGAGCGAAAACAAGAAATAGTTCTCCGGCTCCAAGAATGGAAAACAATCCATGGCAAGTGAGCCCATGTTTCCATAGAGTTGTACAGATGCGTGCAAGACATCAACATGGATGTGTGAAGGCAACACAGATTTTAGTTAAAACCTCTAAATAGAAGTTTCGCGTTTTAGCCAAGAAATGTCGCTCTCAGTGGAGATTTAtacaataatactccctccgtcccaaaattcttgtcttagatttgtctaaatacagatgtatcaagtcacgttttagtattagatacatccgtatctagactaatctaagacaagaattttgggacggagggagtagattactATCTACGACCATGGGCTTCCACACCAATGATTGAAAATAGTATACACTTACAACTGAACATTATGCAAATCCGGTAGCAATAGTTTGGGAGATTTGGTTAGTTGAAATTTGATTAGGATGATTGATTGTATTTAAATACGTGAATATGTTTTGGAATTGGACTTAAATTACATAGGGTTGCGGTGTGCTTTTATTTTCATCTCCAGTCTTGGTGCCACTTATTACTTTATTCTTCTTCATAAATGAATATCAGTGTAAGCTGCATACGTAGCAGTCAGATCATGCGTGCAAAAGGCAAAAATATGTAATTCTTCTTCATGTGTCAATCAGTTCACACAATTGTGCCAATTTTAAGTTAATTTTCTTCTTGTTCATGACATATGGAGGTGATTGATCGTCGTTTGCCCCTTTGATAAAATTTGCAGGGTCGATGAGTTCATAGGAAAGAATGCCGATCCATTCATCACGATGTATGGATTTTCAGGTTGAGAAATTGTCTTGGCCTACAAGATATCTTTGTTCTTACTAGTATCTCTCTTTACAAGCTTGCAGTTCATCTGAGAAGGGAAATGCTGATCAATCTCATCGCTTCCCAAAGAAGATTCGGTAATCATTTCCTCCCTGCAGATCTTAATATATGTTGATGGTTGTCTTGAAAGAAAATGACGCCGGATCAACCCAAGCTGATGCAAATTGTTATCCTAAACTGCACTTGAAGCATTTAAAAGTTTGAAATATTGCTAATTTTCCGGTTTTTACATCTGCACTCTACAAACCTTAACAATTATTTGTCAGCCAGTAATGCATGCATCGATTTGAACTCGTTTTTAGTTAGCCGTTGTAGTGAACTGACCGAGGGGGATGTTAATGTTTGTGTCTGCAGAACCCGGTGGGCGTGTTTGAGCTGCTTCCCGTGGATCTGCGGCGGCGGGTGCTCCGCCGTCCAGCTCAAGGGGCCGAGCTGCTGCTGCGGATGCCCCCGTTGCTGCGTGGGGAGcgggggctgcggcggcggacCCTCGTGTGGCTGCTCATGCTCCTGCGCCGGTTGCTCCTCCTCTTGCGCGTGCCCTGCCTGCGCCGGCTGCGGCGCCGCGTGCTGCGGCGGTGCCCCTCGCCCTCGCTGCTGCCTGTGTTCATGAGGCGCCCTATTGAGATTTTTCCTCTTCTTTGTTCTTGCTGTGTGCGTTGCCTGTAGGCTCAGGCTCGGCTGGTGTTTTTGACgggcatgatgatgatgatgtatttCTGGCTCAGTTGGCGCTGTGGATTTGCCTGGTTTTACTTGCCACAGCGATGGATCCCTTGTGCTTTCGTCCTTGCTATAGTCTCCTATGTTGTAATTAAAGGTTTGGAGATAACTGCAGAATGAACGGTTCTTCTCACTGATGATGGTTAGGGTGTATATATACCCAGTTAGAGCATTTCTAGTGTAAAAGGCCTCGGAGATGCGTTGGATGGCATCGTCATACGCCGCGGAGGGCCACTGCACAAGGCAGCCGATGTGCATCCCGAGGTCATCGGCACCTCGCGCTCGTCGCCGCACCCCGTCGGCTGGCCACGAGCCGCTCGCCACCAGGGCCATGGCGGCGGCCGATGTCGATGCCATCGCGCCCCTCGCACTCGACGCGGGCTGCCAAGGAGCTGCTCGGCACGTTGCCATGGCGGTGGCCAGGACCCAATTGTAATCTACATTTTGCTTTTAGGGGGCTTTATGCTAATTTCAGGGACCCTGTTGTAAATTTAACTAGTGATAAGTGGGCTTCTACATCTGAGCTGAAACGATTTTTACGGGATTTGTTCTGGCAGAACACACGCCATACTGTTACAGTATATCCGAAACGATTTTGCAGTATGAGATTTTACGAGacctgctagagatgctcttagcggATCTCCAACGCGGTGCCACAAAACGTCCAGACTGACGCATCCAGACTTTTTTGTCATCCAATGTGATGCGGCATACGTCTCGCGTGTTCGAGTTCCTGCAAGTCAGATGTAATGTtggggaggtttgcgggagtcagGACCTTTGCCACGTAGGATTCCGACAACCCCTCCCCCCTCCAAAAATAAACCCCACTTGGAGCCCCCGTGCGATAAAGTCCGCGCATTCCCACCCCCTCCAGCCGATTGTCGCCGCCCTCCACCCATGTTCCTGCCCTTATCGCCATCGGCCGCCACATGGATTCGTTTGTCCATTGCCGGAGTTGGAGAAGGAGGATCCGAAGCTAGTGGCCACCCAGAAGATCAACTCGGCGACCCACAACACACGCCACCGCGTCGAAAGGTGCAAGGAGATAGTGGCTTTGGCGAGCGAGGACTAAGCGCGTCGCCGCCACCGTCGATGCAGTTTCCACCCTAGGCAGCGGAGATGAAGCCGATACTACTATGCCGCCACACAGCTGGGTCATCAGCACCCGTCTGCGGCCACTTCCGGCACATCCGTGCCATGAGCCATCGGCGTCCCTCCACTTTGCTGACTCGTCATTGCTGCAGCTTGTCCAGTCACAAATGTCGAGCATGGATCAATTGAGTGCCCACTCTCTATTCGCCGGTATGTCTCAACCGGGCACGACGTCGACAGATAATGGGGAGATATTGGACATCATCCGTGACGAATGTAGCTTCGAAGACGGACAAGTGGACGATTGTGCCACAAGCAGTCGGGCGCGTATAATGAGCAGCTGGGTGCATACATCGAGCAACCGAAAACGTACGCACGGCAGTCGGACTCAAACGCCGACAAGACGGGCCTTGATCCAGATGATTGGCCGGCTGGTGGCGACCCAAAGAAGAAGGAGAGGGGAGCAAGTTTCAATTTGAGGGAGTACAAATTGTTGTGTGATGCTTGGTTGGCCACTAGCGTCGTTCATTTTCAAGGCACGGAACAAAGAGGCTCGACCTTGTATGTTCATACTTGGCTCCATGAGCACAAGAACTTTGATTTCTACCGCTCGGAAGCGATCCGGGATCGTACGCCAAAGTCACTCACAcatcgatggtacaccatccaagagCCCGTGAGCAAGTATTGTGGCCCTCTCAATACACTCGTAAACCAATGGCCAAGTTGTACGCTAATCTCTGAGCAAGTAAGTTGTTATATGTGTTGGTCATTTGTCAGGATATGCTATATATGTTGACCATGCCTCTTTTGCTAGCCCTCCCGTGCGGTCACATTGTATTTGAAGGTGGAGAAAAATAACctcatcctcatgcattgttggttgaagttgaatgaGCAACCTAAGTGGCTCCTATCCAATTTTTCATACCATCAAGACCGACGGCATCGGCAATGAAGACGAAGATGGTGACCCAACAGACCCAACAAAAGGAGACCCGACCAAGAAGGTCAAAAAGGGCAATCCGAGGGAGGAAGTGGGGGTACGAAGTAGGGGAAGGGGAAGCGAGAAGGGGTGGCGACCAAGATGATAGAGAAGGTCAAGGGCATCATGGAAAATAAGGAGGAGGCATGTAGTGTCATGACGTCAAGGAGGAAAAGAAGGCGGAGAGGTTTGACATCTTCATGGAGGTGATGGAGAAGAAGATCAACCTCGAAGAGAAGAAGACCAAGCTCAAAGAGAGGAGGCTGAGCTTGCGGGCGCTTAGGAGGAATCCAAAATGTTGCCATGAAGATGAACGATTTGGATCCCGATGGAGGGAAGATCGTGCAAGCCGTTCATGCAAATATGTTGAAGCGCTTGGCAGCAAAAATGGTGAAGGAAAAAGGTGTGGAGGAGTCGGCAATAGAGTGATAAGGAAGGAGGCACGAATAGCCAGTCTGAGAGGGCACAGTTTGCACAGACTGTCGAACTATAACTTTTGTTATCAGATGCATGTAAACGATTACGAACATCTGCCACTTTTTGGTTGTGAAGATTACATACGTATGCACTTATTTACTCATCACAACTGCTATTGATCAACATTTGAACTTTTGTGATTGGGCGGACGTGTTGGGAACAacgttggatggccggctcccgtaTCTGTGTCCATGGACGCGTCCGCAGATGGATAGTGAGTCTGTTTTGCGGCACCATGTTGGAGATTCAAGGTGGTTTTCAAAAGGGATGGTTACCAAAAGTGGCAAGTACATAATCAACACATGCTAAATTAACTTTATCACTATCCTAATCAATTTTTGATCTTGCAAATAGCCATAATCTTGATAAGAACTCCTCTGAACAGTGACGGAGAAAATGTGAGTAGTATGGGGTTTGATATGTTGTTCAAATTCCTTCAAACATAGTAGGGAAATGAGGAGAAAATGACACACCATATAAATGTTATTTGCCTTGTTGACAACTCATGTGAGAGAACCTTTGAAAAGAAAACCCCATACATGAATTTAGAGAGCGGTAAATATGTCTTGTATATTCTTTTCATATTCCATGAGAGCTCCAATTAAGGCAATGCTGAAATCGCCAGCAAGGAAGGACCACGAGTATTGATGATCGGGGAGTTGCTCCATTGCCAACCCAGCGCCCATGCTCGTTGGAAGGGTGGTCGTTACCCATGCCGGAGTGCAAGGAGATGAGAGATACTAGCGCATCGAGCATGTATGAAGGATTGGACAAATTCTTCACTGAAAGGGTGTCCATTGCCCAAGGGAGTGCGGAGAAGAGAGATATTAATTGAGTAGTCATTGCCCAAGGGAGTGCGGAGAAGAGAGGTATTAATTGACATGATATCACGACGAGAATGACAATAATGGGGGAACCAAATGCCGAGGACACTTGAAGGCTCACAAGAATGCAAAAAAAAGAGTCTGCCAAAAGGGGATGAGCGACACCACTAATATGGGAGAACAACGCCTCATGGCTGGATGAAGCCAAACAGTGATTTATTCACATCCCCAAGCCCACCATAGAGGGAGGGAAGGCATGACATCGCCACCAAGGTGGGATATGCCACCCAAAGGTGCCACCATTGTTAGACAGTTGACACCGACACAGATTTCTCTAGCCTTCTACTAGTCACCACACACCCAATCAACCATACACGGTCTCGAGGGCATGACTTGTGACTTCTAGGTCGGTCTACAGTCGGGACTGAGCCCGAggcagaggaagccgagggtgcAGGGGCACATTTGGATCTAAGGCAGAAGGGGGGAAGTTTCAACCTCCATGCATCTTAACCAGACCAACAACTCAACTGCTACACCGATAGAGACTCCTAACATGGTGTATTATATTGTTGGCACCGTAGGGTGATTGAGGCTGACACGGTTCAAGCTTTTAGATCCATGCCCGATCCAGGCCACTGCAGCTCGTCGGAGGTCATAGCCAGACAaggaagagagaggagggggcTTCAGAGCAACCACCTTGTGGAGGGGGAGAAGCCCACAGGTGAGTGAACATGTTCAGCATGGGCATACCACTGTCATACGTTATTTAGGGCTTAGCATTTAACGATGATAAAAAAAGGCATGGTATAATATGGGTAGGTGGTGGTGGGGTCCTCCAGGGTTGCTCGAGGACATCCCAAGAGTTAGACGTGAGTACCAAATGGACAACAAACAAACACCAATGAATTACTCATACAGGTCGCTTTTCTTGCAGGTCAGCGTCATATGCTCTCGTTGGGTGGTAGGACAACCCCACTCTTCCCCTACTTGTGTGTATCAATAGTCCGAACCAAAAAGACCCTCCAATATCGACGCCAAGTGGTTCCCATGATGCATAACAACATTAATGTGCGCAATTAAAACATCAACCAACTTCGATTCGTTCGGTTTGTTGCATTTAATGATGAACTTGTTGAATTGCTTGTTATGCAAAAGTTATGGTGAAATCATTTGGCATGCCATATCCACCGTTGATTTATTGTTAAAGATTGCAGATGGACCAAGAAATTTAGTTTCAGAAAAGAGGAGGCGGGTATTTTTTTTGAAGAGACCAAGCGTGTTAATTTGCGTGCAGGTAAGGTAGTTTATTTTTTTTCAGAACACAATCCAGACGTAGACGCTCATGCGTGCTTACACTCATCTCTATGAACACACACGTACATCCTACCTttatgagcacctctgagagactgagccggcatatcattttgagatAAACGAAGTCACCATAGTCGTCTCGTAGTCAACAGAGACGTCTCtttccactgaacgcacatcgctagAAATCCTCAAATAAATCCAGGATATCACCGTCCTCCTAATTATCCCATCATAAGTTGGTTCGCGATAAGGTAGGGTAGTTTATTGAAAGAAAAAATAAATCACTTTTCAAGATATACATACGGACGGTTATCTCGGAGAGTTCTGGAAAAATCGTGAATGCCATCGAGGAGCAcgagccgcggccgccgccgctctGTTGCCCTTCCGGCTTCCAAACCCTAGACTTCCGGCGAGCTCCGGAACTTCCTCCCACGACGGCCAGCCACCGATCCACGAGTCCACGAGGAGCGCGATGCCAGCCGGGGGAGGAGAAGCAAGCAAGCATGGCCGCACG
Protein-coding regions in this window:
- the LOC123164552 gene encoding protein REVEILLE 6 isoform X3, which gives rise to MAAVMESAAMAGGGGEGEGAEGAGRVRKPYTITKSRESWTDPEHDKFIEALLLFDRDWRKIEAFVGSKTVIQFCSQIRSHAQKYFLKVQKNGTGEHLPPPRPKRKAAHPYPHNKASKKAPEADLPQQPPHIVEQGCAIPMDAPTVATNSSANDTFPSWDDVLTQPYSPRHTQDLGAANNSSSSIECQSGTWATSDAIEQETWPTSDAIEQEIILPALHAMPDFAQVYNFLGGVFDPDTTGHLQKLREMDPIDAETVLQLMKNLSVNLSGPDFETHLSIQHP
- the LOC123164552 gene encoding protein REVEILLE 6 isoform X2, with the translated sequence MAAVMESAAMAGGGGEGEGAEGAGRVRKPYTITKSRESWTDPEHDKFIEALLLFDRDWRKIEAFVGSKTVIQIRSHAQKYFLKVQKNGTGEHLPPPRPKRKAAHPYPHNKASKKAPEADLPQQPPHIVEQGCAIPMDAPTVATNSSANDTFPSWDDVLTQPYSPRHTQDLGAANNSSSSIECQSGTWATSDAIEQETWPTSDAIEQEIILPALHAMPDFAQVYNFLGGVFDPDTTGHLQKLREMDPIDAETVLQLMKNLSVNLSGPDFETHRRMLSSHGGGMC
- the LOC123164552 gene encoding protein REVEILLE 6 isoform X1, producing MAAVMESAAMAGGGGEGEGAEGAGRVRKPYTITKSRESWTDPEHDKFIEALLLFDRDWRKIEAFVGSKTVIQFCSQIRSHAQKYFLKVQKNGTGEHLPPPRPKRKAAHPYPHNKASKKAPEADLPQQPPHIVEQGCAIPMDAPTVATNSSANDTFPSWDDVLTQPYSPRHTQDLGAANNSSSSIECQSGTWATSDAIEQETWPTSDAIEQEIILPALHAMPDFAQVYNFLGGVFDPDTTGHLQKLREMDPIDAETVLQLMKNLSVNLSGPDFETHRRMLSSHGGGMC
- the LOC123164552 gene encoding protein REVEILLE 6 isoform X4 produces the protein MAAVMESAAMAGGGGEGEGAEGAGRVRKPYTITKSRESWTDPEHDKFIEALLLFDRDWRKIEAFVGSKTVIQIRSHAQKYFLKVQKNGTGEHLPPPRPKRKAAHPYPHNKASKKAPEADLPQQPPHIVEQGCAIPMDAPTVATNSSANDTFPSWDDVLTQPYSPRHTQDLGAANNSSSSIECQSGTWATSDAIEQETWPTSDAIEQEIILPALHAMPDFAQVYNFLGGVFDPDTTGHLQKLREMDPIDAETVLQLMKNLSVNLSGPDFETHLSIQHP
- the LOC123164553 gene encoding guanine nucleotide-binding protein subunit gamma 3; the protein is MAAPRPKSPLDPCGRHRLQLAVDALHRQISFLEGEISSIEGLHAASICCKEVDEFIGKNADPFITISSEKGNADQSHRFPKKIRTRWACLSCFPWICGGGCSAVQLKGPSCCCGCPRCCVGSGGCGGGPSCGCSCSCAGCSSSCACPACAGCGAACCGGAPRPRCCLCS